One region of Brassica napus cultivar Da-Ae unplaced genomic scaffold, Da-Ae ScsIHWf_686;HRSCAF=998, whole genome shotgun sequence genomic DNA includes:
- the LOC106418422 gene encoding ATP-dependent zinc metalloprotease FTSH 11, chloroplastic/mitochondrial: MSSSTLQASLLLRPPLHSLRFNTQSLSSFYRLSSTQFRSIPCSLGHDNVASDSDFLPKEASWSGDIDRNVADSAVTEQGTSEDILVNRGVDEAEVSNAEDRNKKEKSKFPILVLLMGLWASLKRAMEKVMQREWWPFSRPQKRLEKLIAQADANPLDAALQGALLAELNKHIPEAVVQRFEQREHAVDSRGVAEYIRALVITNAIADYLPDELSSKPSTLPTLLQELKHRASGNMDDSFANPGISERQPLHVTLVNPKVSNKSRFAQELVSTILFTIAVGLVWFMGAAALQKYIGSLEGVETSGVGSTSSFSTKEVNKEITPEKNLKTFKDVKGCDDAKQELEEVVEYLKNPSKFTRLGGKLPKGILLTGSPGTGKTLLAKAIAGEAGVPFFYRAGSEFEEMFVGVGAKRVRSLFQAAKKKAPCIIFIDEIDAVGSTRKQWEGHTKKTLHQLLVEMDGFEQNEGIIVMAATNLADILDPALTRPGRFDRHIVVPSPDVRGRQEILELYLQGKPMSDDVDVKAIARGTPGFNGADLANLVNIAAIKAAVEGAERLSAEQLEFAKDRIVMGTERKTMFVSEDSKKLTAYHESGHAIVALNTGGAHPIHKATIMPRGSALGMVTQLPSNDETSVSKKQLLARLDVCMGGRVAEELIFGQDHITTGASSDLSQATELAQYMVSSCGMSEAIGPVHIKERPSSEMRSRIDAEVVKLLREAYERVKSLLKRHEKQLHTLANALLEYETLTAEDIKRILLPNQEGEKLQEQQEEEGDLVLA, encoded by the exons ATGTCTTCGTCCACTCTTCAAGCTTCTCTTCTCCTTCGTCCTCCTCTTCATTCTCTACGTTTCAATACTCAATCTCTGTCCAGTTTCTACCGTCTTTCTTCAACACAGTTTCGTTCCATTCCTTGCTCATTGGGCCACGACAATGTCGCTTCCGATTCGGATTTCCTTCCCAAGGAGGCCTCCTGGAGCGGAGATATCGACCGGAACGTTGCGGACTCAGCAGTGACTGAACAAGGGACGAGTGAAGACATCCTAGTCAATAGAGGAGTAGACGAAGCGGAGGTTAGTAATGCGGAAGACAGGAACAAGAAGGAGAAGAGCAAGTTTCCGATCCTGGTGTTGCTGATGGGCCTATGGGCATCTTTAAAGAGAGCCATGGAGAAGGTAATGCAACGGGAGTGGTGGCCTTTCTCTCGCCCACAGAAGCGTCTCGAGAAACTCATCGCCCAAGCTGATGCCAATCCATTGGACGCTGCTTTGCAGGGTGCTTTATTGGCTGAGCTCAACAAACACAT TCCTGAAGCTGTCGTTCAACGGTTCGAACAAAGGGAACACGCAGTGGACAGTAGAGGAGTTGCTGAATATATTCGAGCTCTTGTCATTACTAATGCTATTGCCGACTATCTTCCTGACGAGCTATCCAGCAAGCCATCTACTCTTCCCACACTG CTTCAAGAGCTGAAGCATCGTGCATCAGGCAATATGGACGATTCGTTTGCGAACCCTGGTATATCTGAGAGGCAACCGCTGCATGTTACTTTG GTTAATCCGAAAGTTTCAAACAAATCAAGATTTGCACAAGAGCTTGTCTCGACTATCTTGTTCACAATTGCTGTTGGATTAGTTTG GTTTATGGGTGCAGCTGCTCTGCAAAAATATATTGGAAGCCTGGAAGGAGTTGAAACTTCGGGTGTTGGttcaacttcttcattttccaCAAAAGAGGTTAACAAAGAAATAACGCCTGAAAAG AATCTCAAAACATTTAAGGATGTAAAGGGTTGTGATGATGCAAAACAAGAGCTTGAGGAGGTGGTAGAGTATCTTAAAAATCCATCAAAGTTCACCCGTCTTGGAGGAAAGTTGCCAAAG GGAATTCTTCTAACAGGGTCACCTGGTACTGGAAAGACATTGCTGGCTAAA gcaattgctggagaagctggagtaCCCTTCTTCTATAGAGCTGGATCTGAATTTGAAGAGAT GTTTGTTGGGGTCGGAGCTAAGCGTGTGAGATCCTTGTTTCAGGCAGCTAAGAAAAAG GCGCCCTGTAtcattttcattgatgaaaTCGACGCGGTTGGTTCCACGAGAAAACAATGGGAAGGGCATACAAAGAAGACATTGCATCAACTGCTTGTTGAAATGGATGGTTTTGAGCAGAATGAG GGAATAATAGTTATGGCAGCAACAAACTTGGCTGATATACTTGATCCAGCCCTGACAAGACCGGGTAGATTTGATAGGCAT ATTGTGGTCCCTAGTCCGGATGTGCGTGGACGCCAAGAGATTTTGGAACTCTACCTCCAAGGCAAACCTATGTCAGATGATGTGGATGTTAAAGCAATTGCTCGTGGAACTCCTGGATTCAATGGTGCTG ATCTTGCAAACCTTGTAAACATTGCTGCCATTAAGGCAGCTGTTGAAGGTGCTGAGAGACTTTCTGCTGAACAGTTGGAATTCGCCAAGGACCGAATAGTTATGGGCACAGAGAGGAAGACAATGTTCGTATCAGAGGACTCAAAAAAG CTCACTGCCTACCATGAGAGTGGTCATGCTATTGTCGCATTGAACACGGGGGGTGCACACCCGATCCACAAAGCAACTATAATGCCACGTGGATCTGCGTTGGGAATGGTTACGCAGTTACCTTCAAACGATGAAACATCAGTGAGCAAGAAACAATTATTAGCTCGTCTTGATGTATGTATGGGAGGAAGAGTCGCAGAGGAGCTCATCTTTGGCCAGGACCATATCACCACTGGAGCAAGTAGCGATCTCTCCCAGGCCACAGAACTTGCTCAGTATATG GTGTCGAGCTGTGGGATGAGTGAGGCAATAGGACCAGTTCATATAAAAGAAAGACCAAGTTCTGAAATGCGATCACGCATCGATGCAGAG GTTGTGAAACTTCTTCGAGAGGCATATGAGCGAGTGAAATCTCTATTGAAACGG CATGAGAAGCAGCTACACACGTTAGCAAACGCACTTCTGGAGTATGAAACGCTAACCGCAGAGGACATAAAGCGTATTCTCCTTCCAAACCAGGAAGGAGAGAAGTTACAGgagcaacaagaagaagaaggagacttGGTATTGGCCTAG